The genome window TTTTGGCTGGCATTAGTAGCGGTGCATTATTTCATGTTGCAGTGCAGTACGCGCCAACATTTAAATCAACAGATGTTGTGGTTCTTATTTTTGCTGATTCGGGAAGAGCGTATTTGAATAAGGTCTTTGTTAGTAGTGAGGTTGAATGTTGTCAACAAGTGGCCAACAAAAATATTGACTCAGTACAAAGATTGCGCAATTAAGAGATCTTGTGGTTCTAGATTCATTTGTCAAATACCATTCACTTGGAAACGATTTTGTTATTTTTGATTGGTTCAAGAAGCCTCGTTTTTATCTGAACGCTATCTTGCGTGATAGTAAGTGGCCAGAATTTGTCAGACGTGTATGTCAACGTAACACTGGCGTGGGTGCTGACTGTGTTTTGTTGATTGTTAGCAGTGAGCAAACGCGAGAGCCAGAATTATTAATTTACAATGCTGACGGAAGCTTTGCACAGAATTGCAGTAATGGTGTTCGTTGTGTTGCACATTACCTGCACATGCAGCGTTCATTTCCTGAGCAGTTTTCAGTAGCTATGAATGGGCGCAATGTTGTATGTACTATAAATAAGACGAATGTACCTGATGGCGATATTCAAGTTACCACTAATCTTGGCAATGTGCTGTATAAAAAAGAACATACGGTTCTTTGTGCGGATAAAAAATTACAAGGGCACGTACTGTCTGTGGGTAACCCACACTTTGTTGTACTTGAAAAAATTAAGCCTAGTTGGCTCGAGAAGTATGGTTACTCCA of Campylobacterota bacterium contains these proteins:
- the dapF gene encoding diaminopimelate epimerase; translation: MVLDSFVKYHSLGNDFVIFDWFKKPRFYLNAILRDSKWPEFVRRVCQRNTGVGADCVLLIVSSEQTREPELLIYNADGSFAQNCSNGVRCVAHYLHMQRSFPEQFSVAMNGRNVVCTINKTNVPDGDIQVTTNLGNVLYKKEHTVLCADKKLQGHVLSVGNPHFVVLEKIKPSWLEKYGYSIENHESFEQGTNVEFAWQHGDSGHYQLIVHERGCGMTQACGSGASAVLALLYFLKKIAYDQKTVVIMPGGEVIGWMSHNEDVILQASVEFVFSGVLQKGEL